The Pseudomonas allokribbensis genome has a window encoding:
- a CDS encoding chemotaxis protein CheW — MHERRHNQRSSQLTGLLLPLADRNLILPNVAVAELIDYQSSAFDLDTPPWYLGRVTWRERQIPLLSFESACGNKIVIGERARIVILNALGGLPTLRFIALLVQGIPRSYKLDSQLSYVDVPLCALEQAAVQVGEQVAKVPDLLALEKLLVDAGLA; from the coding sequence ATGCATGAGCGGCGTCATAACCAGCGCAGCAGCCAGCTCACCGGGCTGCTGCTGCCGCTGGCCGATCGCAACCTGATCCTGCCCAACGTCGCCGTCGCCGAACTGATCGACTACCAGTCCAGCGCCTTCGACCTCGATACACCGCCGTGGTATCTGGGCCGGGTGACCTGGCGCGAGCGGCAGATTCCGTTGCTGAGTTTCGAGTCGGCGTGCGGCAACAAGATCGTCATCGGCGAACGGGCACGGATTGTCATCCTCAACGCCCTGGGCGGATTGCCGACGCTGCGCTTCATTGCCTTGCTGGTGCAGGGGATTCCGCGCTCCTACAAGCTCGACAGCCAGTTGAGCTATGTCGACGTGCCGCTGTGTGCGCTGGAGCAGGCGGCGGTGCAGGTTGGGGAGCAGGTGGCGAAGGTGCCGGATCTGTTGGCGCTGGAGAAGCTGTTGGTAGATGCCGGCTTGGCGTAA
- the mdcH gene encoding malonate decarboxylase subunit epsilon has protein sequence MSSLLVFPGQGAQQPGMLQRLPRETLIEASDSLGEDVLRLDSSEALRSTRAVQLCLLIAGVAASRQLLQDGLTADYVAGLSIGAYPAAVVAGALSFSDALHLVSLRGELMQQAYPQGFGMTAIIGLQLSTVEMLLAQVHSAETPVYLANINADNQVVIAGSDKAMQTVAELARSRGAGLAKRLAVSVPSHCPLLDEPAQTLAEAFKKVELKTPKIAYLSGSRARPVTKVEALRDDLAFNMCRVVDWRGTVQSAYERGVRLQIELPPGAVLTGLARRVFEQGTVTAFDSARLDTLQALLREEEGRRL, from the coding sequence GTGAGCAGCCTGCTGGTTTTTCCCGGCCAAGGCGCGCAGCAGCCCGGCATGCTCCAGCGCTTGCCTCGGGAAACGCTGATCGAGGCCAGCGATAGCCTCGGTGAGGATGTCTTGCGGCTGGATTCGAGCGAAGCGTTGCGCAGCACCCGAGCGGTTCAGCTCTGTCTGCTGATCGCCGGGGTCGCGGCCTCGCGGCAGTTGTTGCAGGACGGACTCACCGCAGATTACGTCGCCGGCCTGTCCATCGGTGCCTACCCGGCAGCCGTGGTTGCCGGAGCGTTGAGCTTCAGCGATGCGTTGCATCTGGTCAGCCTGCGGGGTGAGTTGATGCAGCAGGCTTATCCACAGGGCTTCGGCATGACCGCGATCATCGGTCTGCAATTGTCCACAGTCGAAATGTTGCTCGCGCAGGTGCACAGCGCAGAAACACCGGTGTACCTGGCCAACATCAACGCCGATAACCAGGTGGTGATTGCCGGCAGCGACAAGGCAATGCAAACGGTCGCCGAGTTGGCGCGCAGTCGTGGTGCCGGGCTGGCGAAACGTCTGGCGGTCAGCGTGCCGTCGCACTGCCCATTGCTGGATGAGCCTGCGCAAACACTCGCAGAAGCGTTCAAAAAGGTAGAACTGAAAACACCGAAAATCGCTTACCTGAGCGGCAGCCGCGCAAGGCCCGTGACCAAGGTTGAAGCGCTGCGCGACGACCTCGCCTTCAACATGTGCCGCGTGGTGGACTGGCGCGGCACCGTGCAAAGCGCCTACGAGCGCGGCGTACGTTTACAGATCGAACTGCCGCCCGGTGCGGTGCTGACCGGGCTGGCGCGCCGGGTGTTCGAACAGGGGACTGTCACTGCCTTCGACAGTGCCCGGCTCGACACCTTGCAGGCGCTGTTGCGTGAAGAGGAGGGCCGCCGACTCTAG
- a CDS encoding triphosphoribosyl-dephospho-CoA synthase has product MHALNLQPKTITLAERLADLAVDALIDEADLSPKPALVDRRGNGAHTDLHLGLMHASALALWPAFKEMAEAALEFGEIGLPLREAIGRIGREGEQAMLATTHGVNTHRGAIWALGLLVTAAALDTKSTSASAVTLRAARLALLDDRYAPRPLSHGAQVAQRYGARGAREEAQLGFPSVVQRGLPQLKRSRVAGHGEQNARLDALLAIMTDLADTCVLYRAGEPGLQAMQHGAQAVLDAGGSASLTGRRRLHELDQQLIALNASPGGAADLFAATLLLDRIECDGILQGAF; this is encoded by the coding sequence ATGCACGCACTCAACCTGCAACCCAAAACCATCACCCTCGCGGAACGGCTGGCGGACCTGGCAGTGGACGCGCTGATCGACGAAGCCGATCTGTCGCCGAAACCGGCGCTGGTCGACCGTCGCGGCAATGGTGCGCATACCGATCTGCACCTGGGATTGATGCACGCTTCGGCGCTGGCGCTGTGGCCGGCGTTCAAGGAAATGGCCGAGGCCGCGCTTGAGTTCGGCGAGATCGGCTTGCCGTTGCGTGAAGCCATCGGCCGTATCGGACGGGAAGGGGAGCAAGCGATGCTCGCCACTACCCACGGCGTGAACACCCATCGCGGGGCGATCTGGGCGTTGGGCCTGCTGGTCACGGCCGCTGCGCTGGATACCAAATCCACCAGCGCCAGCGCCGTCACTCTGCGCGCCGCACGTCTGGCGTTGCTCGATGACCGTTATGCGCCGCGCCCGCTGAGCCACGGCGCCCAAGTCGCTCAACGCTACGGCGCTCGCGGTGCCCGGGAAGAAGCGCAGCTCGGCTTCCCGTCCGTAGTGCAGCGCGGCTTGCCGCAGCTCAAACGCAGCCGCGTCGCCGGCCATGGCGAACAGAACGCCCGGCTTGATGCCTTGCTCGCGATCATGACCGACCTCGCCGACACCTGCGTGCTGTATCGCGCCGGTGAACCGGGCCTGCAGGCCATGCAGCACGGAGCCCAGGCAGTGCTCGACGCCGGTGGCAGCGCCAGCCTCACCGGTCGCCGCCGCTTGCACGAACTGGATCAACAACTCATCGCATTGAATGCCTCGCCCGGTGGCGCCGCTGACTTGTTCGCCGCCACGTTGTTGCTCGACCGGATCGAGTGCGACGGCATCCTTCAGGGAGCGTTTTGA
- the madL gene encoding malonate transporter subunit MadL, giving the protein MIIYGVALLAICTLAGVIMGDLLGVLLGVKSNVGGVGIAMILLICARLWMQKRGGMTKDCEMGVGFWGAMYIPVVVAMAAQQNVVTALHGGPVAVLAAIGSVVVCGCTIALISRTHKGEPLPDEPAEVSPVGTPVGGR; this is encoded by the coding sequence ATGATTATTTACGGTGTGGCGCTGCTGGCGATCTGTACGCTGGCAGGGGTGATCATGGGTGACCTGCTTGGCGTGCTGCTGGGGGTCAAATCCAACGTCGGCGGGGTCGGCATCGCCATGATCCTGTTGATCTGCGCGCGGTTGTGGATGCAGAAACGCGGCGGCATGACCAAGGACTGCGAGATGGGCGTCGGCTTCTGGGGCGCCATGTACATTCCGGTGGTGGTGGCGATGGCCGCGCAACAGAACGTCGTCACCGCCCTGCACGGCGGCCCGGTGGCGGTGCTGGCGGCAATCGGTTCGGTGGTGGTCTGTGGCTGCACGATTGCGCTGATCAGCCGTACCCACAAGGGCGAACCCTTGCCCGACGAGCCGGCGGAAGTCTCCCCGGTCGGCACACCGGTAGGAGGTCGCTGA
- a CDS encoding biotin-independent malonate decarboxylase subunit beta — protein sequence MTDTSALLHKHSFVELGARQRAKALLDAGTFRELLDPFQRVMSPWLERQGVVPQADDGVVIAKGSLDGLPVVIAAIEGAFQGGSLGEVGGAKIAGALELAAEDNRKGIPTRAILLLETGGVRLQEANLGLAAIADIHAAIVDLQQYQPVVGVVAGSVGCFGGMSIAAALCSYLLVTQEARLGLNGPQVIEQEAGIEEYDSRDRPFIWSLTGGEQRFASGLVDRYVADDVAQIRQQVGELLQQGLPAQPRSQQAEWFLQRLASLDTDKQIEPSVVRDLYQGERS from the coding sequence ATGACTGATACCTCGGCGCTTCTGCATAAGCATTCATTCGTCGAACTCGGCGCCCGGCAGCGGGCGAAAGCCTTGCTCGACGCCGGTACTTTCCGCGAACTGCTCGACCCGTTTCAACGCGTCATGTCGCCGTGGCTGGAACGTCAGGGCGTGGTACCGCAGGCCGATGACGGTGTGGTGATCGCCAAGGGCAGCCTCGACGGTTTGCCGGTGGTGATCGCGGCGATTGAAGGCGCGTTTCAGGGCGGCAGCCTCGGTGAAGTCGGCGGCGCCAAAATCGCCGGCGCACTGGAACTGGCGGCTGAAGACAACCGCAAAGGGATCCCGACCCGCGCCATTCTGCTGCTGGAGACCGGCGGCGTGCGCTTGCAGGAAGCCAACCTCGGACTGGCGGCGATTGCCGATATCCACGCGGCGATTGTCGATTTGCAGCAATACCAACCGGTGGTTGGCGTGGTGGCCGGCAGCGTTGGTTGCTTTGGCGGGATGTCGATTGCCGCCGCGCTGTGCAGCTATTTGCTGGTGACCCAGGAAGCACGCCTCGGCCTGAACGGTCCGCAGGTGATCGAGCAGGAAGCCGGGATCGAGGAATACGACTCCCGCGACCGGCCCTTCATCTGGAGCCTGACCGGTGGCGAGCAACGGTTTGCCAGTGGCCTGGTGGATCGCTATGTCGCCGATGACGTGGCGCAGATTCGCCAACAGGTCGGCGAGTTGCTGCAACAAGGCTTGCCGGCGCAACCCCGCAGCCAGCAGGCCGAATGGTTCCTGCAACGTCTGGCGAGCCTGGACACTGACAAGCAAATCGAGCCTTCGGTGGTTCGCGATCTGTATCAAGGAGAGCGCTCATGA
- a CDS encoding malonate decarboxylase subunit delta encodes METLSFEFPAGQPPRGRALVGCVGSGDLEVLIEPGLAGKLTINVQTSVNGAQLRWQHLFARMFDGTTPPAMAIDIHDFGATPGVVRLRLEQGFEEIGHD; translated from the coding sequence ATGGAAACCTTATCTTTTGAATTCCCCGCCGGGCAGCCGCCACGTGGTCGGGCGCTGGTCGGATGTGTCGGCTCCGGCGATCTGGAAGTGCTGATCGAACCGGGCCTCGCCGGCAAGTTGACGATCAACGTGCAGACCTCGGTCAACGGCGCGCAGCTGCGCTGGCAGCATCTGTTTGCGCGGATGTTCGACGGCACCACACCGCCGGCGATGGCCATCGATATCCACGATTTCGGCGCGACCCCGGGCGTGGTGCGCCTGCGTCTGGAACAAGGCTTCGAGGAGATCGGCCATGACTGA
- the mdcE gene encoding biotin-independent malonate decarboxylase subunit gamma yields MSGYSVRGLNWFNALSAGANAVEGLPPSLKVADGPLGRFIAVVADPQNRFPRARNGEVGLLEGWGLAKAVDDAITADRDKTQKRPLIAIVDVPSQAYGRREEALGIHQALAGAADAYARARLAGHPVIALLVGKAMSGAFLAHGYQANRLIALRDPGVMVHAMGKASAARVTLRSVEELETLASSVPPMAYDIDSYASLGLLWETLSVQQIEQPTAEDLARVGECLKQAIGDVAATDLSNRLGAKNREASSRVRELLRAQW; encoded by the coding sequence ATGAGTGGTTATTCCGTGCGCGGTTTGAACTGGTTCAACGCCTTGAGCGCGGGTGCGAATGCTGTTGAAGGTTTGCCGCCATCGTTGAAGGTCGCCGACGGGCCACTCGGGCGCTTTATCGCCGTGGTCGCCGATCCGCAAAACCGTTTCCCTCGCGCTCGCAACGGTGAAGTCGGGTTGCTGGAAGGCTGGGGCCTGGCCAAGGCTGTGGATGACGCGATCACCGCCGACCGTGACAAAACGCAAAAGCGCCCACTGATCGCCATCGTCGATGTGCCGAGCCAGGCCTACGGTCGCCGCGAAGAAGCCCTCGGCATTCATCAGGCTCTGGCCGGTGCGGCGGACGCTTATGCCCGCGCTCGTCTGGCCGGGCATCCGGTGATTGCGCTGCTGGTAGGCAAGGCCATGTCGGGGGCGTTTCTGGCCCACGGTTATCAGGCCAACCGCTTGATTGCCCTGCGTGATCCGGGGGTGATGGTGCATGCGATGGGCAAGGCTTCGGCGGCGCGGGTGACCTTGCGCAGCGTCGAAGAACTGGAAACCCTGGCCTCCAGCGTGCCGCCGATGGCCTATGACATCGACAGCTACGCCAGCCTCGGCTTGCTCTGGGAAACCCTGTCGGTGCAGCAGATCGAACAGCCGACGGCGGAGGACCTGGCGCGGGTCGGCGAATGCTTGAAGCAAGCCATCGGCGATGTTGCTGCGACTGATTTGAGCAATCGTCTCGGCGCGAAAAATCGCGAAGCCTCCAGCCGCGTACGTGAACTGCTGAGGGCTCAGTGGTGA
- the mdcA gene encoding malonate decarboxylase subunit alpha yields MTTTISPDSRWTRRRDEKQRRLDKVRGLADGAVLPTDRIVAALEALILPGDRVVLEGNNQKQADFLSRALAKADPEKLHDLHMIMPSVGRSEHLDLFERGIARKLDFSFAGTQSLRISQLLEDGLLEIGAIHTYIELYARLVVDLIPNVVLSAGFMADRAGNIYTGPSTEDTPALIEPAAFSDGIVIVQVNQLVDDVSELPRVDIPASWVDFVVVADKPFYIEPLFTRDPRHIKPVHVLMAMMAIRGIYEKHNVQSLNHGIGFNTAAIELILPTYGESLGLKGKICRNWTLNPHPTLIPAIESGWVESVHCFGTELGMENYIAARPDVFFTGRDGSLRSNRMFCQLAGQYAVDLFIGATLQVDGDGHSSTVTRGRLAGFGGAPNMGHDPRGRRHGTPAWLDMRHDDSQQPMLERGKKLVVQMVETFQEGGKPTFVETLDAVEVAKKSGMPLAPIMIYGDDVTHLLTEEGIAYLYKARSLEERQAMIAAVAGVTAIGLRHNPKDTERMRREGLIALPEDLGIRRTDATRELLAAKSVADLVEWSGGLYNPPAKFRSW; encoded by the coding sequence ATGACAACAACAATTTCCCCCGACTCGCGCTGGACGCGGCGGCGCGACGAGAAGCAGCGTCGCCTCGACAAGGTGCGCGGGCTGGCCGACGGTGCGGTGTTGCCCACCGACAGGATCGTCGCGGCGCTTGAGGCGCTGATCCTGCCCGGCGACCGTGTGGTGCTGGAGGGCAACAACCAGAAGCAGGCGGATTTTCTTTCCCGTGCTTTGGCCAAGGCCGATCCCGAGAAGCTGCACGACCTGCACATGATCATGCCCAGCGTTGGCCGCTCCGAGCACCTCGACCTGTTCGAACGCGGCATCGCCCGCAAACTCGATTTCTCCTTTGCCGGTACCCAGAGCCTGCGCATCAGCCAGTTGCTCGAAGACGGCTTGCTGGAAATCGGCGCGATCCACACCTACATCGAACTCTACGCCCGGCTGGTGGTGGACCTGATCCCCAACGTTGTGCTCTCGGCCGGGTTCATGGCCGACCGTGCCGGCAACATCTACACCGGCCCGAGTACCGAAGACACCCCGGCGCTCATTGAGCCGGCAGCGTTCAGCGACGGCATCGTCATCGTCCAGGTCAATCAACTGGTGGACGACGTCAGCGAATTGCCTCGCGTGGACATTCCGGCATCGTGGGTGGATTTCGTGGTGGTGGCGGACAAGCCGTTCTACATCGAGCCGCTGTTTACCCGCGACCCTCGGCACATCAAACCTGTGCATGTACTGATGGCGATGATGGCGATTCGCGGGATCTACGAAAAACACAACGTACAGTCGCTGAACCATGGCATCGGTTTCAACACCGCCGCCATCGAACTGATCCTGCCGACCTACGGCGAATCCCTCGGTCTCAAGGGCAAGATCTGCCGCAACTGGACGCTCAACCCGCACCCGACGCTGATCCCGGCCATCGAAAGCGGCTGGGTCGAAAGCGTGCATTGTTTCGGCACCGAACTGGGGATGGAAAACTACATCGCCGCGCGGCCGGACGTGTTCTTCACCGGGCGTGACGGTTCGCTGCGTTCCAACCGGATGTTCTGCCAACTGGCCGGGCAGTACGCGGTGGACCTGTTCATCGGCGCAACCCTGCAAGTCGATGGCGATGGCCATTCCTCCACCGTGACCCGTGGTCGCCTCGCCGGTTTCGGCGGCGCACCGAACATGGGGCACGACCCACGCGGTCGCCGTCACGGCACTCCAGCCTGGCTCGACATGCGTCATGACGATTCGCAGCAACCGATGCTCGAACGCGGCAAGAAACTCGTGGTGCAAATGGTCGAGACCTTCCAGGAGGGCGGCAAACCGACCTTCGTCGAAACCCTCGATGCGGTGGAGGTGGCGAAGAAAAGCGGCATGCCGCTGGCGCCGATCATGATCTACGGCGACGACGTCACTCACTTGCTCACCGAAGAGGGCATCGCCTATCTGTACAAGGCGCGCTCGCTGGAAGAGCGTCAGGCGATGATCGCAGCGGTGGCCGGCGTCACCGCCATCGGCCTGCGGCACAACCCGAAAGACACCGAACGCATGCGCCGCGAAGGCCTGATCGCCTTGCCCGAAGACCTCGGCATCCGTCGCACCGACGCCACCCGCGAATTGCTCGCGGCGAAGAGCGTGGCCGATCTGGTCGAGTGGTCCGGCGGCCTCTACAACCCGCCCGCCAAGTTCAGGAGTTGGTAA
- a CDS encoding malonate decarboxylase holo-ACP synthase: protein MVNTPLAHDLLWGMTPAQLPTDAPQWAIDSLAGGQPVVVRRALSEDGFVAVGVRGVLREQRLAAFMAIDSIACRVSPEALCQVESERDLPVMHALRQLRPVLDDCGWIWGVSGSVGFELASGFTAMHERSDLDLILRAPQLMTRNQARKLVALFDQAACRVDLQLQTPFGAVALREWAGNASRVLLKNAHEACLVSDPWNPQEQAA, encoded by the coding sequence GTGGTGAACACGCCTCTGGCCCACGACCTGCTGTGGGGCATGACGCCTGCGCAGTTGCCGACGGATGCGCCGCAGTGGGCGATTGATTCGCTGGCTGGCGGGCAACCGGTGGTGGTGCGGCGGGCGTTAAGTGAAGACGGATTCGTGGCGGTGGGCGTGCGCGGTGTGTTGCGCGAGCAGCGGCTGGCGGCGTTCATGGCGATCGATTCGATTGCCTGTCGGGTCAGCCCGGAAGCGCTTTGTCAGGTCGAGAGCGAGCGTGATCTTCCGGTCATGCACGCGCTGCGGCAACTGCGGCCGGTGCTCGATGATTGCGGTTGGATCTGGGGCGTCAGTGGCAGCGTCGGGTTTGAGCTGGCCAGTGGATTTACGGCGATGCACGAGCGCAGCGATCTCGACTTGATCCTGCGAGCGCCGCAACTGATGACCCGTAATCAGGCGCGCAAACTGGTGGCGCTTTTCGATCAGGCAGCCTGCCGGGTCGACCTGCAATTGCAGACACCATTCGGTGCCGTCGCGCTGCGCGAGTGGGCCGGGAATGCTTCGCGGGTGCTGCTGAAAAATGCCCATGAAGCCTGTCTGGTCAGCGACCCATGGAACCCGCAGGAGCAGGCAGCGTGA